One Denticeps clupeoides chromosome 12, fDenClu1.1, whole genome shotgun sequence genomic window carries:
- the timm17a gene encoding mitochondrial import inner membrane translocase subunit Tim17-A — MEEYAREPCPWRIVDDCGGAFTMGAIGGGIFQAVKGFRNSPAGMSHRLKGSMTAIRTRAPQLGGSFAVWGGLFSMIDCGLVKVRGKEDPWNSITSGAMTGAILAARNGPVAMVGSAAMGGILLALIEGAGILLTRFASAQFPTGPQFDEEPAPMAAPSAPFGDYRQYQ, encoded by the exons ATGGAGGAGTACGCAAGGGAGCCCTG CCCCTGGAGGATAGTAGACGACTGCGGAGGGGCCTTCACCATGGGAGCCATCGGCGGTGGGATCTTTCAGGCCGTCAAGGGGTTTCGGAATTCACCTGCT GGCATGAGCCATCGTTTGAAAGGCAGCATGACCGCGATCAGGACCAGAGCCCCGCAGCTCGGAG GGAGCTTTGCGGTCTGGGGCGGACTCTTTTCCATGATTGACTGTGGGTTGGTGAAGGTCAGAGGTAAAGAAGACCCATGGAACTCCATCACTAGTGGCGCGATGACGGGAGCAATCCTTGCTGCGCGAA ATGGGCCTGTTGCCATGGTAGGCTCTGCTGCAATGGGAGGCATACTTCTAGCACTGATAGAGGGTGCTGGCATCCTTCTCACAAGGTTTGCCTCCGCGCAGTTTCCCACAG GTCCTCAGTTTGATGAAGAACCTGCTCCTATGgctgctccatctgctcctTTTGGAGACTACAGACAGTACCAGTAA
- the LOC114800384 gene encoding ras-related protein Rap-1A-like, translating into MREYKLVVLGSGGVGKSALTVQFVQGIFVEKYDPTIEDSYRKQVEVDGQQCMLEILDTAGTEQFTAMRDLYMKNGQGFALVYSIAAQSTFNDLQDLREQILRVKDTEDVPMILVGNKCDLEDERVVGKEQGQNLARQWNHCAFLESSAKSKINVLDIFYDLVRQINRKTPVEKKKAKKKSNCTLL; encoded by the exons ATGCGTGAATACAAGCTAGTGGTGCTTGGCTCAGGGGGTGTGGGGAAATCCGCTCTG ACAGTCCAGTTTGTGCAGGGTATCTTTGTGGAAAAATATGACCCGACAATAGAAGACTCCTACAGGAAG CAAGTGGAAGTAGACGGGCAGCAATGCATGTTGGAAATCCTTGACACAGCGGGCACA GAACAGTTCACAGCAATGAGGGATCTGTACATGAAGAACGGCCAGGGCTTTGCTCTCGTTTACTCAATTGCGGCACAGTCCACGTTTAATGACCTCCAGGACCTTCGAGAGCAGATACTGCGAGTGAAGGACACGGAAGAT GTGCCGATGATCCTTGTGGGGAATAAGTGTGACTTGGAGGATGAGCGGGTGGTAGGGAAAGAACAGGGGCAGAACCTGGCCAGACAGTGGAACCACTGTGCCTTTTTAGAGTCCTCCGCCAAATCAAAGATCAACGTTCTTGAT ATCTTCTATGACTTGGTCAGACAGATAAATAGAAAAACACCTGTGGAAAAGAAGAAGGCAAAAAAGAAATCTAACTGCACCCTCCTGTAA